The Apium graveolens cultivar Ventura chromosome 11, ASM990537v1, whole genome shotgun sequence genome has a window encoding:
- the LOC141697145 gene encoding ABC transporter G family member 24-like — translation MSEHKKYLSELKNPANMNDTTKQIYLVSAIVIFFGFSQLSLCQTDGDVSDDINNPALLPYITQIIYSRLSNATSSVLTSDISSQIKFCIKDPEADWDRAFNFSSNLDFLTSCIQKTKGEMTKRLCTAADLKFYFNHFFESGNVDYLKPNINCNLTNWEAGCEPGWASSVGSDREVDLRESRDIPARTSEPQPCCEGFFCPRGMTCMIPCPLGSYCPLATLNNDNGVCQPYNYQLPPAQKNHTCGGANIWADIRTSRDLFCSGGTYCPTSTQKLSCSKGHYCRMGSKSEKRCFKLTSCGPNTENQNIHAYGILLIAALSTLLLIMYNCSDQVLTTRERRLAKSRERAAKSVHEKVKARERWKSAKEAAKKHTSGLQAQISRKFSRVKSVKHPEHSRIEVDDDQSLVQHQTTSDSQQQDAVFDGKKMNPSDIVRMIHAIDDDPNSFSLESGYSDMKKKVPKDKQVQTHSQIFNYAYSQLEKEKAIQQQNKNMTFSGLINLATNTETIKRPKIEISFRDLTLTLKGTSKQILRCVTGKIMPGRITAFMGPSGAGKTTYLSALAGKAVGCTITGSIHINGKAASIHSYKKITGFVPQDDVVHGNLTVEENIWFSANCRLSADLPKPDKVLIVERVIESLGLQEVRNSVVGTVEKRGISGGQRKRVNVGLEMVMEPSLLILDEPTSGLDSSSSQLLLRALRREALEGVNICMVVHQPSYTLFNMFDDLVLLAKGGLTVYHGPVRRVEEYFSNIGIVVPDRVNPPDYFIDVLEGMVKPKSGVSYKELPVRWMLHNDYPVPPDLQQASVELSMSTPGSDLGNKINLADNLTIEHSFAGEMWQDVRYNVELKRDILRHNLLRSKDLSNRKTPGILLQYKYFLGRIGKQRLREARLQAIDYLILLLAGACLGSVTKFSDESFGAPGYTYTIIAVSLLCKIAALRTFSLDKLQYARESAAGISSLAHFLSKDTIDHFNTVIKPVVYLSMYYFFSNPRSSFADNYVVLLCLVYCVTGMAYVLAIFLEPGPSQLLSVLLPVVLTLVSTQTRTSEYVMKLANLCYTKWALEAFVIANAQRYDGVWLITRCGALQKTGYNLNHWGLRISLLILAGVVSRIIAFIGLVTSRKK, via the exons ATGTCCGAACATAAAAAATACCTGTCTGAACTCAAAAACCCAGCAAATATGAACGACACAACTAAGCAAATCTACTTAGTATCCGCCATTGTCATCTTCTTCGGCTTCTCACAGTTGTCACTGTGCCAAACCGACGGCGATGTTTCCGACGATATAAATAATCCGGCGTTGCTTCCGTACATTACGCAAATTATATACTCTCGTTTATCGAATGCTACTTCTTCGGTTTTAACTTCGGATATTAGTAGTCAAATCAAGTTCTGCATCAAAGATCC GGAAGCTGATTGGGATAGAGCTTTTAATTTTTCTTCTAATTTGGATTTTCTGACTTCCTGCATTCAGAAAACTAAAG GAGAAATGACAAAACGCTTGTGTACAGCAGCAGATTTAAAGTTTTACTTTAATCATTTCTTCGAATCGGGCAATGTTGATTATTTGAAGCCCAACATTAACTGCAATTTGACCAATTGGGAAGCTGGTTGCGAGCCAGGATGGGCTTCAAGTGTTGGATCAGATCGGGAAGTTGACTTGAGAGAATCTAGAGATATACCTGCTAGAACATCCGAGCCTCAGCCTTGTTGCGAGGGCTTCTTCTGCCCTCGCGGCATGACTTGCATGATTC CTTGCCCCTTGGGATCCTATTGCCCACTTGCAACTCTCAATAACGACAATGGAGTATGTCAACC GTACAATTACCAACTTCCTCCTGCGCAGAAAAATCACACTTGTGGTGGTGCAAACATTTGGGCAGATATTCGTACAAGTAGAGACTTGTTCTGTTCAGGAGGAACTTATTGTCCAACATCAACACAAAAATTATCTTGCAGCAAAGG GCACTACTGTCGGATGGGATCTAAATCAGAAAAAC GATGCTTTAAGTTGACGTCCTGCGGACCCAACACCGAAAATCAAAATATACATGCATATGGAATACTTTTAATT GCTGCTTTAAGCACTCTTCTGCTAATTATGTACAACTGTTCTGACCAAGTTCTCACCACTCGAGAAAGGAGACTAGCTAAATCTAGAGAAAGGGCAGCAAAAAGTGTACATGAGAAAGTGAAGGCGCGCGAAAGATGGAAATCTGCGAAAGAAGCGGCTAAGAAACATACAAGTGGATTACAAGCTCAAATATCTCGCAAATTCTCTCGCGTAAAGAGTGTCAAGCATCCTGAACATTCTAGAATCGAAGTGGATGATGATCAATCACTAGTTCAACACCAGACGACAAGTGACTCTCAGCAACAGGATGCCGTTTTTGATGGAAAGAAAATGAATCCCAGTGATATAGTGAGGATGATACATGCAATTGATGATGACCCCAATAGTTTCAGTTTGGAGAGTGGATACAGTGATATGAAAAAGAAAGTGCCTAAAGACAAGCAAGTTCAAACTCATAGCCAGATATTCAATTATGCTTATTCTCAACTTGAAAAGGAGAAAGCTATTCAGCAGCAAAACAAGAACATGACCTTCTCAGGACTAATTAACTTGGCAACCAATACAGAAACAATAAAACGACCTAAAATTGAGATATCTTTTAGGGATTTAACTTTAACTTTGAAGGGGACAAGCAAAcaaatcttgagatgtgttacTGGGAAAATTATGCCTGGACGCATAACTGCTTTCATGGGGCCATCTGGTGCTGGCAAAACAACATATCTTTCTGCTTTAGCAGGAAAAGCAGTTGGATGCACAATCACTGGTTCAATTCATATCAATGGAAAAGCGGCATCAATCCACTCATACAAGAAGATAACTGGGTTTGTGCCACAGGATGATGTTGTTCATGGTAACTTGACAGTTGAAGAGAATATTTGGTTCAGTGCAAACTGCAG ACTATCTGCAGACTTGCCAAAGCCAGATAAGGTTCTGATTGTTGAAAGAGTTATTGAGTCCCTGGGGTTGCAGGAAGTAAGGAATTCCGTGGTTGGGACAGTAGAGAAGCGAGGCATCTCAGGAGGCCAGAGGAAGCGAGTGAATGTTGGGCTTGAAATGGTTATGGAACCTTCCCTTTTAATCCTAGATGAACCCACGTCTGGTTTGGATAGTTCATCATCCCAGCTACTTCTCAGAGCACTTCGACGTGAAGCCCTTGAAGGGGTGAACATCTGTATGGTTGTACACCAACCGAG TTATACCTTGTTCAATATGTTCGATGATTTGGTACTTCTAGCAAAAGGCGGTCTTACTGTCTATCATGGTCCAGTAAGAAGAGTCGAAGAATATTTTTCTAATATTGGGATTGTTGTCCCAGATCGTGTTAATCCTCCAGACTACTTTATTGACGTTTTAGAAGGAATGGTTAAACCAAAATCAGGTGTGAGTTATAAGGAACTTCCTGTCAGATGGATGCTTCATAATGATTATCCAGTGCCTCCTGATCTGCAACAAGCGTCTGTTGAACTTTCTATGTCGACACCAGGCTCAGATTTAGGCAACAAAATAAATCTTGCAGATAATTTAACAATTGAACATTCCTTTGCTGGGGAAATGTGGCAGGATGTAAGGTATAATGTGGAGTTAAAGCGAGACATACTACGACACAACCTCTTGAGATCTAAAGACTTGTCTAATCGGAAAACTCCAGGAATTCTCCTTCAGTACAAATACTTCCTTGGAAG GATCGGTAAGCAGCGGTTGCGGGAAGCTAGATTACAAGCAATAGATTATCTCATACTATTGCTTGCTGGAGCCTGCTTAGGATCTGTTACTAAATTCAGTGATGAAAGCTTTGGTGCACCTGGTTATACATACACCATCATCGCTGTTT CTCTTCTCTGCAAAATTGCGGCCTTGAGAACATTTTCGTTAGACAAGTTGCAATATGCGAGAGAAAGTGCTGCTGGCATCAGCAGCTTGGCTCATTTTCTCTCAAAAGATACAATAGACCATTTCAATACAGTGATTAAGCCTGTGGTGTATCTGTCAATGTATTATTTCTTCAGCAACCCTAGATCTTCCTTCGCAGATAACTATGTTGTATTGCTCTGCCTTGTATACTGCGTAACCGGGATGGCATATGTCTTAGCCATCTTCCTTGAACCTGGACCATCTCAGCTG CTTTCTGTACTTCTCCCTGTTGTTTTGACACTCGTGTCCACTCAGACTAGGACTAGCGAATATGTTATGAAACTGGCAAACTTGTGCTACACAAAGTGGGCATTGGAAGCATTTGTTATTGCAAATGCACAAAG